One part of the Ornithorhynchus anatinus isolate Pmale09 chromosome 21, mOrnAna1.pri.v4, whole genome shotgun sequence genome encodes these proteins:
- the LOC100076768 gene encoding synaptic vesicle 2-related protein: MEDDLFQLRQLPVVKFCRTGESSRSEDDTLSGEHEIQIEGVRPALEAVELEDGTAVPKDFAKPTDDTFMVEDAVEAIGFGKFQWKLSILTGLAWMADAMEMMILSILAPQLHCEWRLPSWQVALLTSVVFVGMMSSSTLWGNISDQYGRKTGLKISVFWTLYYGILSAFAPVYSWILVLRGLVGFGIGGVPQSVTLYAEFLPMKARGKCILLIEVFWAIGTVFEVLLAVFVMPSLGWRWLLLLSAAPLLLFAILCFWLPESARYDVLSGNQEKAMATLQRIATENGAPMPLGKLVISRQEDRGKIRDLFTPQFRWTTLLLWFIWFSNAFSYYGLVLLTTELFQAGDICSISSRKKEEKAKCSLACEYLTEKDYTDLLWTTLSEFPGVLVTLWIIDRLGRKKTMALSFFIFSFCSLLLFICVGRNVLTVLLFVARAFISGGFQAAYVYTPEVYPTATRALGLGTCSGMARVGALITPFIAQVMLESSVYLTLVVYSGCCLLAAVASCFLPIETKGRGLQESSHREWGQEMVGRGCQNVGLTRSNSGSQE, encoded by the exons AGTAGTCAAGTTCTGCCGTACAGGAGAGAGCTCCAGGTCTGAGGATGACACCCTCTCGGGAGAGCACGAGATCCAGATTGAAGGGGTTCGCCCAGCCCTAGAAGCGGTGGAACTGGAGGATGGGACAGCAGTGCCGAAGGACTTCGCCAAACCCACCGATG ATACTTTCATGGTGGAAGATGCGGTGGAagctattggatttggaaagTTTCAGTGGAAGCTCTCCATCCTCACTGGATTAGCCTGG ATGGCGGATGCGATGGAAATGATGATTCTAAGTATCCTAGCCCCTCAGCTCCACTGTGAGTGGAGACTCCCCAGCTGGCAGGTCGCCTTGCTCACCTCG GTGGTGTTTGTGGGAATGATGTCAAGTTCGACTCTTTGGGGAAACATTTCTGACCAGTATGGGAGAAAAACA GGGTTAAAAATCAGCGTGTTCTGGACTCTGTACTATGGGATTCTCAGCGCCTTCGCCCCGGTATATAGCTGGATCCTGGTGCTCAGAGGCCTGGTGGGATTTGGGATAGGAGGAGTCCCTCAGTC GGTCACCTTGTATGCCGAATTCCTCCCAATGAAAGCCAGAGGCAAATGCATTTTGCTGATAGAG GTTTTCTGGGCGATCGGCACGGTGTTCGAAGTCCTCCTGGCTGTGTTTGTGATGCCCAGCCTGGGATGGCGatggctgctccttctctccgCTGCCCCGCTGCTCTTGTTCGCCATCCTCTGTTTC TGGCTGCCGGAGAGCGCGAGATACGATGTCCTGTCTGGAAACCAAGAGAAGGCCATGGCCACCCTCCAGAGAATCGCGACGGAGAACGGCGCGCCGATGCCTCTGGGAAAGTTGGTCATTTCCAGGCAG GAAGACCGAGGCAAAATCAGGGACCTATTTACACCCCAGTTTAGATGGACAACTTTGTTGCTGTGGTTTATATG GTTTTCCAATGCGTTTTCTTACTATGGGTTGGTTTTGTTAACCACGGAGCTCTTTCAAGCTGGAGATATCTGCAGCA TTTCCAGccgaaagaaggaagagaaggccaAGTGCAGCTTGGCTTGTGAGTATCTGACCGAGAAGGACTACACAGACCTGCTCTGGACCACTCTATCTGAGTTTCCTG GTGTCCTTGTGACTTTATGGATTATTGATCGACTAGGCCGCAAGAAGACAATGGCCCTTTCCTTTTTCATCTTCTCCTTTTGTAGTCTCCTGTTGTTTATCTGTGTCGGAAG GAATGTTCTCACTGTATTACTCTTCGTAGCCAGAGCTTTTATTTCCGGAGGATTTCAAGCTGCTTACGTCTACACCCCTGAG gTTTATCCGACAGCCACGCGGGCCCTGGGCTTAGGCACCTGTAGTGGAATGGCCAGAGTCGGGGCGCTCATCACCCCCTTTATCGCTCAG GTGATGCTGGAATCGTCCGTCTATCTGACCCTGGTGGTCTACAGCGGCTGCTGCCTGCTGGCCGCCGTGGCTTCCTGCTTCCTGCCTATCGAGACCAAAGGCCGAGGCTTACAGGAGTCCAGCCACCGGGAGTGGGGTCAGGAGATGGTTGGAAGGGGCTGCCAAAATGTAGGCCTCACCAGATCAAACTCTGGGTCGCAGGAGTAA